A genomic segment from Leptolyngbya boryana PCC 6306 encodes:
- a CDS encoding PAAR-like protein, with protein sequence MANILPFAMCSSIANPAVAAATAAAFGVLTPMPCIPAIVSPWSPGAIKVKIGKIPALPNTAICNCAFGGIIKINTPGQFKVNIA encoded by the coding sequence ATGGCGAATATTTTGCCGTTTGCCATGTGTAGTTCGATCGCAAATCCAGCCGTAGCTGCTGCAACTGCTGCTGCTTTTGGAGTCCTGACACCCATGCCTTGTATCCCTGCAATTGTCAGCCCTTGGTCACCTGGTGCTATTAAAGTAAAAATTGGCAAAATCCCTGCTCTCCCGAACACGGCAATCTGTAACTGTGCATTTGGAGGCATTATCAAGATTAATACTCCTGGGCAGTTTAAAGTAAATATTGCATAG
- a CDS encoding GumC family protein, translating into MKKIALIASRHWKALLGLNAVVIFGTLGAMLTTPKVWTAQAQLILPSSNGGNLDANLGTLGSYRNSDPSFSPQVNPLKIQEAILTSDAILEKAWAADPERDAANKPRNYGQFFEVTSLEQTSVMLLSVTGSSPDIAKQRAEAILNAYRQRLSELRQANNNTRDGFSQKQLEQAQRRLTEAQTALAQFKQSTGLVNNEEQTKGLVGTINTLEAAQAQVQAESQATRDRANTLATRLNLSPTDAVQALGLDQNEDYKELRSKLTEVESTLGKLRSTFTDRSPQVQRAIVERDTLRNQLQQYVGQAAGRISANTDFTTGAEGRNTLIEQLVLAETNANGQQRQAEQLQQQIDQRQKILNQLPANQAKLNALQRQADVAEGVYKGLVAQTQQSNIDAFNAYPNIQELNAPFVDAKPSSPKKSLIAINALLASVIGSIALILLLEARNPLLTPKDLQALKFSLVARIPKLKRLAIEPNSSFEGEIEFQRVASAISLQPLKGIRLLIASAITGEGKTTVALQLAHALTELGFRVLLVDGDFRKAQLSHQLGYLSDRSVGDQVISLQPNLDFVPTMPQTGKIVDLVKRGRFERYLAVAESQKDYDYVLVDSAPVSSTSETALMAAIVPYVLFVVRPGISARNVVNNSLEQLTQHHAKLLGLVINGVEVQGHAYSYHSNHDDPRPYRLSN; encoded by the coding sequence ATGAAAAAAATAGCGCTCATTGCTTCTAGACATTGGAAGGCTTTGCTTGGTCTGAATGCAGTTGTAATATTCGGGACTTTAGGAGCGATGTTGACCACTCCTAAAGTTTGGACTGCTCAGGCGCAACTGATTCTGCCTTCCTCGAATGGAGGCAACCTTGATGCCAACTTGGGAACTTTAGGGTCTTACCGTAACAGTGATCCGAGCTTTTCACCTCAAGTCAATCCCCTGAAAATTCAAGAGGCAATTCTCACCAGTGATGCGATTCTTGAAAAGGCTTGGGCAGCTGATCCTGAGAGAGATGCAGCGAATAAACCTCGCAATTATGGACAATTCTTTGAAGTGACTTCGCTCGAACAAACGAGCGTCATGCTGCTCTCTGTCACAGGCTCAAGTCCCGATATCGCCAAGCAGCGCGCAGAAGCAATTCTCAATGCCTATCGGCAGCGTCTGAGCGAGCTTCGTCAGGCGAATAACAATACACGCGATGGCTTTAGCCAGAAACAGCTTGAACAAGCTCAACGCAGATTAACTGAAGCGCAGACTGCTCTAGCACAATTCAAACAATCGACAGGATTGGTAAATAACGAAGAACAAACGAAAGGGCTAGTTGGAACGATCAATACTTTAGAAGCGGCACAGGCACAGGTTCAGGCGGAATCTCAAGCGACTCGCGATCGCGCAAATACTCTCGCGACTCGATTAAATCTTTCGCCTACTGACGCAGTTCAAGCCTTAGGATTAGACCAAAACGAAGATTATAAAGAGCTTCGCAGTAAGCTCACTGAAGTTGAGTCTACGCTGGGCAAATTGCGATCGACATTCACAGATCGCAGCCCTCAAGTACAAAGAGCGATCGTAGAGCGGGACACTTTGCGGAACCAGCTTCAGCAGTATGTTGGGCAAGCCGCAGGTCGAATTTCTGCCAATACAGATTTTACAACTGGGGCGGAAGGACGGAATACCTTAATTGAACAATTAGTGTTAGCTGAAACGAATGCGAATGGACAACAACGACAAGCAGAACAACTCCAGCAACAAATTGATCAGCGGCAAAAAATCCTCAATCAATTGCCTGCAAATCAAGCAAAACTCAATGCTTTACAGCGACAGGCAGATGTTGCGGAAGGAGTTTATAAAGGGCTAGTTGCACAGACACAACAATCAAATATTGATGCTTTTAATGCGTATCCAAATATTCAGGAGTTAAACGCACCCTTTGTTGATGCTAAACCATCGAGTCCAAAGAAATCTCTGATAGCAATTAATGCGCTTCTTGCTTCTGTCATTGGGAGCATTGCACTAATATTGTTGCTCGAAGCTCGCAATCCATTGCTGACTCCCAAAGATTTGCAGGCTCTAAAATTTTCGCTTGTTGCTCGTATTCCCAAACTAAAGCGACTGGCAATAGAGCCGAATTCAAGCTTTGAAGGTGAGATCGAGTTTCAGCGAGTAGCGTCAGCGATTAGTCTTCAACCGCTGAAAGGGATACGACTGTTAATTGCAAGTGCGATAACGGGTGAGGGAAAAACGACAGTAGCACTGCAACTTGCTCATGCTTTAACCGAACTCGGATTTCGAGTGCTGCTGGTTGACGGAGATTTTCGTAAAGCTCAGTTAAGTCATCAACTTGGTTACTTGAGCGATCGCTCAGTTGGAGATCAAGTCATTTCGTTGCAACCTAATCTCGATTTTGTGCCAACGATGCCTCAGACTGGCAAGATTGTCGATTTAGTCAAACGGGGACGATTTGAACGTTACTTGGCAGTGGCGGAATCTCAGAAAGACTATGATTATGTATTAGTAGACAGCGCTCCAGTCAGCTCAACCAGTGAAACTGCACTAATGGCTGCGATCGTGCCTTATGTTCTTTTTGTCGTTCGCCCAGGAATTAGCGCTCGAAATGTTGTGAATAATAGTTTAGAGCAGTTAACGCAACACCATGCTAAACTGCTAGGCTTGGTGATCAATGGTGTCGAAGTTCAAGGTCATGCCTATTCGTATCACTCTAATCATGATGATCCTCGTCCATATCGATTATCAAATTGA
- a CDS encoding YeiH family protein — translation MRHKTNNIKPFAAIKIVTAFQGDVFSQAIAQIKISLVKIQSGVWLVCGLTAIAYLIRLIPGFTLFSPLILAILLGIFIQNTIGVAPKRQAGIHFAMRRILRFAVILLGVQLSLSQVLSVGITGLLIIITTLLSTFWFTCWAGQHLGVSPSLTRLIAAGTSICGASAVIATSTTTESGDEDITYAIAIVTLFGTISMLLYPLLSGQLNLTPEAFGLWCGVSIHEVAQVLAAAFQVDSVSGEIASISKLSRVLWLVPMMLMLGAISKAPQSKSRIAIPWFVVYFMLLILLNSLNLIPQQIKTMTGQVNQLLLTISMAAMGLETRLNQIQKIGLKPLYLGALSWLFISISSYGLIQILY, via the coding sequence ATGCGGCACAAAACAAATAATATTAAACCGTTCGCAGCAATAAAAATCGTCACAGCATTTCAAGGTGATGTTTTCTCTCAGGCAATTGCTCAAATCAAAATAAGCCTAGTAAAGATCCAATCTGGAGTATGGCTCGTTTGTGGCTTGACAGCGATCGCTTATCTGATCCGATTGATACCCGGCTTCACTCTCTTCAGCCCTCTCATTCTGGCAATTCTTCTAGGCATTTTCATCCAAAATACAATTGGCGTAGCGCCGAAACGCCAAGCAGGGATTCACTTTGCTATGAGAAGAATTCTGCGATTTGCAGTCATTCTGCTCGGTGTTCAACTCAGCCTATCGCAGGTTTTATCTGTGGGCATCACGGGGTTACTCATCATCATCACAACCTTATTGAGTACATTTTGGTTTACCTGTTGGGCTGGACAACACTTAGGCGTGAGTCCTAGCTTAACTCGCCTCATTGCTGCTGGTACTTCGATTTGTGGTGCTTCTGCTGTGATTGCGACAAGTACAACGACCGAGAGTGGAGATGAAGATATCACGTATGCAATTGCGATCGTCACCTTGTTTGGAACAATATCGATGCTTTTGTATCCATTACTCTCTGGGCAATTGAACTTAACACCAGAAGCATTTGGATTATGGTGTGGAGTTTCAATTCATGAAGTTGCCCAAGTGCTTGCAGCGGCTTTTCAAGTAGATTCAGTCAGTGGCGAGATTGCTAGTATTTCAAAACTGTCAAGAGTCCTTTGGCTCGTTCCGATGATGCTCATGCTTGGAGCAATTTCTAAAGCTCCTCAATCAAAATCACGAATTGCCATTCCTTGGTTTGTCGTTTATTTTATGCTTTTGATTCTTCTGAATAGCTTGAACTTAATCCCACAGCAAATAAAAACGATGACAGGACAAGTCAATCAGTTGCTCTTAACCATCTCAATGGCAGCAATGGGATTAGAAACAAGATTAAATCAGATTCAAAAGATTGGACTAAAACCTTTGTATTTAGGCGCGCTATCCTGGTTATTCATTTCAATCTCTAGCTATGGATTGATTCAGATCCTTTATTAG
- a CDS encoding family 43 glycosylhydrolase: MKFNSTLYQTTAQLVGQLPKGRSKALGALFSLWNSHPSWDPWLLKDGDVYRLFYLLGSSKSGPWWLEGKICGAISTDLEQWQDLGTVLEVSPEHSWEAGRMLAGCALKENGIYYLFYSAAGEGAEIMNEGIGLATSRDGIHWQRSPRELVKPDANHRWYGQYKRSLGGCDYDHYQWRDPYVVKDEQTGLYYMFICAYRKEGGKGAYRGCVGLAVADRIDGSYELLPPAATPTIEGTQESPFYEMERPQVIYRNGQYHLFFSCWTTWLNPKWLGTVDRAQITDSSLYWYVADQITGPYRPVSQTPVVSGSSRSGIYGTNFFSAPDAPDEFIAYGWYCKRMTLAISPFVRVIWNQDSIRLSI; the protein is encoded by the coding sequence ATGAAATTCAATAGTACCTTGTATCAAACCACAGCACAGCTAGTCGGTCAGTTGCCAAAAGGTCGATCGAAGGCGTTAGGTGCTTTATTTTCACTTTGGAATAGTCATCCGAGCTGGGATCCTTGGCTGCTCAAAGATGGAGATGTCTATCGACTTTTTTACTTGTTAGGTTCGAGTAAATCGGGACCTTGGTGGCTAGAAGGCAAAATATGCGGTGCAATTTCAACGGACTTAGAACAATGGCAAGACTTGGGAACTGTGCTAGAAGTCAGCCCTGAGCATTCCTGGGAAGCTGGAAGAATGCTGGCGGGTTGCGCGCTCAAAGAAAATGGGATCTACTATCTTTTTTATTCAGCCGCCGGAGAGGGTGCTGAGATTATGAATGAAGGGATTGGGTTAGCGACTTCAAGGGATGGCATACACTGGCAACGTAGCCCTCGCGAATTGGTGAAACCCGATGCGAATCATCGTTGGTACGGACAGTATAAGCGAAGCCTAGGAGGTTGTGACTATGATCATTATCAGTGGCGCGATCCCTATGTGGTGAAAGATGAGCAGACTGGGCTTTACTATATGTTTATCTGTGCTTATCGCAAAGAAGGCGGGAAAGGTGCATATCGAGGATGTGTTGGCTTAGCTGTTGCTGATCGCATTGATGGATCGTATGAACTGCTGCCGCCTGCGGCAACTCCTACGATCGAAGGAACTCAAGAGTCTCCTTTTTATGAAATGGAGCGCCCGCAAGTCATTTATAGAAATGGTCAGTATCATCTGTTTTTCTCTTGCTGGACAACTTGGTTAAATCCTAAGTGGTTGGGCACGGTCGATCGCGCACAAATTACCGATTCTTCGCTGTACTGGTATGTTGCTGATCAGATTACAGGACCTTATCGCCCTGTTAGCCAGACTCCAGTTGTGAGTGGAAGTTCTCGATCGGGAATTTATGGAACGAACTTTTTTTCGGCTCCAGATGCGCCGGATGAATTTATTGCTTATGGTTGGTACTGCAAACGCATGACACTAGCCATTTCCCCGTTTGTTCGGGTCATATGGAATCAAGATTCGATCCGCTTGTCGATCTAA
- a CDS encoding HEAT repeat domain-containing protein encodes MDTNSELAPWLEMLRSPQVENRLVALKTLQHLGDEEALTPLIEALTDESLLVQKLAVTVLWELANPAAVPALIECLASPDEEIRDEARSALGELIAPDHLLLLLDALLRDDLNLQLNTLFLLRKIHDAQSLPYVLPFFESPDPALRESAVTTLRYLNQVERCQPALALLSDSDESVRRATALTLGHLSDEQVVPRLCEALTHDPDWEVRRNAAKSLAIHADKTAIAPLEAALKDDHWQVRKFSLQALQKIPDDRSLPLFIQALADEYSDVRRDAAIALGILKNKAALNPLQQSLDDPDRDVCIFAQRAIQTIQEALQEPSNA; translated from the coding sequence ATGGACACGAATTCTGAACTTGCTCCTTGGTTAGAAATGCTGCGATCGCCACAAGTTGAAAATCGACTAGTTGCGCTCAAAACCTTACAGCATCTTGGAGACGAAGAGGCTCTAACCCCGTTGATCGAAGCCCTAACAGATGAAAGTCTACTCGTCCAAAAGTTAGCAGTGACTGTACTCTGGGAACTTGCAAATCCAGCAGCCGTTCCAGCCTTGATTGAATGTCTCGCGTCTCCAGATGAAGAAATCCGAGACGAAGCGCGATCGGCATTAGGTGAACTGATTGCTCCAGATCATTTATTGCTGCTCCTAGATGCTTTACTGCGAGATGATCTAAACCTGCAATTGAATACTCTCTTCCTGTTGCGGAAGATTCATGACGCTCAATCCTTGCCGTATGTGTTGCCTTTTTTTGAATCTCCCGATCCAGCTTTGCGAGAATCTGCGGTGACAACATTGCGCTACCTCAACCAAGTCGAACGCTGTCAACCTGCATTAGCGCTATTGTCCGATTCGGATGAAAGTGTTCGACGGGCAACAGCTTTAACGCTGGGACATCTCAGTGATGAGCAAGTTGTTCCTCGTCTCTGTGAAGCATTGACTCACGATCCAGATTGGGAAGTTCGGCGCAATGCAGCAAAATCTCTTGCAATTCATGCAGACAAAACCGCGATCGCGCCTCTAGAAGCTGCCTTAAAAGATGATCATTGGCAAGTTCGCAAATTCAGCTTGCAAGCCTTGCAGAAAATTCCAGATGATCGCTCTCTTCCTCTGTTCATTCAAGCACTCGCTGACGAATATTCAGATGTCCGACGAGATGCTGCGATCGCGCTTGGCATTTTGAAAAATAAAGCGGCTCTCAATCCGTTGCAGCAATCGCTCGACGACCCCGATCGCGATGTCTGCATCTTTGCTCAACGCGCCATTCAGACCATTCAAGAAGCGTTACAAGAACCCTCTAATGCCTAA
- a CDS encoding sulfite exporter TauE/SafE family protein — translation MNLTDLTIATASILFVCTSIRSAIGFGDALLAMPLLGMIMSLRTATPIVALTGFIISSLILIFDQDSIDLKSAWRLIISTVIGVPFGLLLLQYAPEKTVKLGLGIILILYGLFNLISPKFPQLHHERYAVFFGLVAGVLGGAYNINGLPIAVYGVMRRWSASYFRATMQCYFLFSGIATIAGHGFAGLWTPQVWRLFLWSIPGIIIGIYVGGKINRLIPQPMFNRIIFSLLITVGYIFIL, via the coding sequence ATGAACCTTACTGATTTAACGATCGCAACAGCATCAATCCTGTTTGTCTGTACTTCAATTCGTTCTGCGATCGGGTTTGGTGATGCGCTTTTAGCAATGCCGCTACTAGGCATGATTATGAGTTTGCGAACAGCAACTCCCATTGTCGCATTGACAGGGTTTATTATTAGTTCACTGATTCTAATTTTTGATCAGGATAGCATTGATCTCAAATCAGCTTGGAGGCTCATCATTAGTACAGTAATCGGAGTTCCCTTTGGATTACTTCTATTACAGTATGCGCCTGAAAAAACAGTCAAGCTTGGGCTAGGAATCATTCTCATCTTGTATGGGCTGTTTAATCTTATTTCTCCTAAGTTTCCGCAGCTTCACCATGAACGCTATGCCGTTTTCTTTGGATTGGTTGCGGGCGTTTTAGGAGGCGCTTACAACATTAATGGACTCCCGATCGCGGTTTACGGCGTGATGCGTCGTTGGTCAGCCAGCTATTTTAGAGCAACAATGCAATGCTATTTTCTGTTTTCAGGAATTGCTACGATCGCAGGTCACGGATTTGCAGGACTATGGACTCCGCAAGTTTGGCGTTTGTTTCTATGGTCAATTCCCGGAATTATCATTGGCATCTATGTCGGTGGCAAAATTAATCGTCTCATTCCACAGCCGATGTTTAATCGTATAATTTTTAGCTTATTGATTACAGTTGGCTACATATTTATACTGTAG
- a CDS encoding sensor histidine kinase → MREGIERIRNISTSLRTFSRADQDHKVPFDIHSGLDSTLLILKHRLKADDRRPEIKIIQEYGQLPAVDCYPGQLNQVFMNLLANAIDALEDSNKGRSYEEIQAHPNQIGIYTTVVDDQSIKIRICDNGVGMDDATQQKIFDHLFTTKEVGRGTGLGLEIARQIIVEKHGGSIKVRSTVGQGTEFTIVLPIHEK, encoded by the coding sequence ATGAGAGAAGGCATAGAACGAATCCGGAATATTAGTACCAGTTTACGAACCTTCTCCCGCGCTGATCAAGATCATAAAGTTCCTTTTGATATTCATTCAGGGCTTGATAGCACTCTGCTGATTTTGAAACATCGATTAAAAGCAGATGATCGCCGTCCAGAGATCAAAATTATTCAAGAATATGGTCAGTTGCCCGCGGTTGATTGCTATCCAGGTCAGTTGAATCAGGTGTTTATGAATTTGCTGGCGAACGCGATCGATGCTTTAGAAGATAGCAATAAGGGACGGAGCTACGAAGAAATTCAAGCTCATCCGAATCAAATCGGTATTTACACAACAGTTGTGGATGATCAATCAATCAAGATTCGTATCTGTGATAATGGCGTAGGAATGGATGACGCGACTCAGCAAAAAATCTTTGACCATCTATTCACAACAAAAGAAGTGGGAAGAGGAACAGGTTTAGGGCTGGAAATTGCACGACAGATTATCGTGGAAAAACACGGTGGTTCGATCAAGGTTCGTTCAACGGTAGGACAAGGGACAGAATTTACGATCGTACTTCCCATTCACGAGAAGTAG
- a CDS encoding O-antigen ligase family protein: MLLKLQHQIYALSRSERIIYWTIILTPLWWLMGIQPLFYPAVVLTLFAIHFSWDQLIQRPFPVYVWSWFVMSIVMLWTAALGINEMGFNLQVAAAAVVTFLKSYFLIFACLALPFFSQVRVEVVTRAIAWMSSGYLVAIAIQIAMLFLRIGGNGYLPPLARILPGDKGSLRVMFAHFSSFLGIPLPRTVLYTPDPPILGLCAVLCFLICLGERDRRLRYVALLGAVAALIVSASRSAWLCLPIALFIGTCFENGLFRQLSLWSTALTLMMSSIWGLTIEELFRKPMEGFTQARANSSQERALVVRKTLEAWQESPWIGWGVIRGRAHLYEDSYIGLGSFSTYAAVLYLNGIFGFIALIAAMILTLFATYTPAVNGHFGCKWAFASLIALYISCNATPLSWMAVNLWFFFVWLGAVLHEVQPHQANLTSWEQISGEG; this comes from the coding sequence ATGCTCCTCAAACTCCAACATCAGATTTATGCTTTATCACGTTCAGAGCGCATCATCTATTGGACAATTATCCTGACTCCACTGTGGTGGTTAATGGGAATTCAGCCGCTCTTTTATCCTGCTGTTGTCTTAACCTTATTCGCAATTCACTTTAGCTGGGATCAACTCATTCAAAGACCTTTTCCGGTGTATGTTTGGTCTTGGTTCGTGATGTCGATCGTGATGCTTTGGACAGCAGCCTTGGGGATCAACGAGATGGGCTTTAACCTACAAGTGGCAGCAGCAGCCGTTGTCACCTTTCTCAAAAGCTATTTTTTGATTTTTGCCTGTCTAGCATTACCCTTTTTTAGCCAAGTCCGCGTTGAGGTTGTCACTAGAGCGATCGCTTGGATGTCTTCGGGCTATTTGGTTGCGATCGCGATTCAAATTGCTATGCTGTTCCTCAGAATTGGCGGGAACGGTTATCTGCCGCCACTTGCACGCATTCTGCCAGGCGACAAAGGAAGTTTGCGAGTAATGTTTGCTCATTTTTCAAGCTTTTTAGGTATTCCATTACCCAGAACAGTTCTGTATACGCCTGATCCTCCCATTCTGGGACTCTGCGCTGTTTTATGCTTTTTGATTTGTTTAGGCGAACGCGATCGTCGACTTCGCTATGTCGCCTTACTCGGTGCAGTTGCAGCGTTAATTGTGAGCGCCAGTCGGAGCGCATGGCTGTGTTTACCGATCGCGCTTTTTATCGGAACCTGCTTTGAAAATGGATTATTTCGCCAGTTGTCGCTCTGGAGTACGGCTCTGACGCTAATGATGTCTAGTATTTGGGGACTGACGATCGAAGAACTCTTCCGCAAGCCAATGGAAGGATTTACGCAAGCTCGCGCAAACTCTTCGCAAGAACGAGCTTTGGTCGTTCGCAAAACACTCGAAGCTTGGCAAGAATCGCCCTGGATCGGCTGGGGAGTCATTCGAGGTAGAGCGCATTTATATGAAGATAGCTATATTGGTCTTGGCTCCTTCTCGACTTATGCGGCTGTGCTTTATCTAAACGGAATTTTCGGCTTCATTGCTTTGATCGCTGCAATGATTCTGACGCTTTTCGCAACTTATACGCCAGCAGTAAACGGTCATTTTGGCTGTAAATGGGCATTTGCTAGTTTGATTGCACTCTACATCTCTTGTAATGCCACTCCGCTCAGTTGGATGGCAGTTAATCTCTGGTTCTTTTTCGTTTGGTTAGGGGCTGTCTTGCATGAAGTACAACCCCATCAGGCAAATTTGACGAGTTGGGAGCAGATATCTGGAGAAGGTTAG
- a CDS encoding GH39 family glycosyl hydrolase, which yields MMILVHIDYQIDSFQQSTQSVSLMSQNQNIATVDWSKSQAASTNLGYGLNAYQGFRPESFSTSAYQSNMSVMNPGLIRFHNSSMLQDSSTPDGLIDTARRVWDAKKVKAALVASFSSFKREQPQRMINIPTWPDWMDADRDGFLDRNQFDNYAKLCADLVKIVNQDAQLKVQYWEVTNEKDDHYFTQFYTESGWGGLKDAAKPDRVNELVTIYNKTAIAMKQADPTIQVGGIGLARPDLQPFYVPFIKGTANHLDFFTYHFYATGSASTSDQDVFQTTRAIGDYTRTIVQTLQNASPNRTIPAMLGEYNISWTWETRDPRMINHKGVVFDALTMVSALSNGATATLTWNEKDGVYGKMDDSSQMRLGGKFLQLLNQFMIGDRVSTKTAPDSAITTFAVNNAALGYKSYLLINSSNDLQQVQLDFAGWQPTQSTLETYTISASGYLNKTVNWSELNSGFAMPASSVMLFTFTK from the coding sequence ATGATGATCCTCGTCCATATCGATTATCAAATTGATTCTTTTCAGCAGTCTACTCAAAGCGTCAGTCTCATGAGCCAAAACCAGAACATCGCGACTGTCGATTGGAGTAAGAGCCAGGCAGCGAGTACGAATTTGGGGTATGGCTTAAATGCGTATCAAGGTTTTCGACCTGAGAGTTTTAGCACTTCGGCTTATCAAAGTAATATGTCTGTGATGAATCCGGGTTTGATTCGGTTTCATAATAGCAGCATGTTGCAAGACTCTAGCACACCGGATGGGCTGATCGATACGGCTCGTCGAGTTTGGGATGCGAAGAAAGTAAAAGCTGCTTTAGTGGCTTCATTTTCGTCTTTTAAGCGGGAACAACCGCAACGGATGATTAATATTCCGACTTGGCCAGATTGGATGGATGCGGATCGGGACGGATTTCTCGATCGCAATCAGTTTGATAACTATGCAAAGCTGTGCGCTGATTTGGTCAAAATTGTCAACCAAGATGCTCAATTGAAAGTACAGTATTGGGAAGTGACGAATGAGAAGGATGATCACTACTTTACTCAGTTCTATACAGAGAGTGGCTGGGGTGGGTTGAAGGATGCAGCGAAGCCCGATCGCGTCAATGAACTGGTCACGATTTATAACAAAACTGCGATCGCGATGAAACAAGCAGACCCGACAATTCAAGTGGGCGGGATCGGTCTAGCACGCCCCGATCTGCAACCGTTTTATGTTCCGTTCATCAAGGGAACTGCAAATCATCTTGATTTTTTTACTTATCACTTTTACGCAACGGGAAGTGCTTCTACCTCAGACCAAGATGTGTTTCAGACCACTCGCGCGATTGGCGACTACACTCGCACGATTGTACAAACGCTGCAAAATGCAAGCCCAAATCGCACGATTCCAGCCATGTTGGGTGAATATAACATTAGCTGGACATGGGAAACTCGCGATCCCCGCATGATCAATCATAAAGGGGTTGTGTTTGATGCGTTAACGATGGTCAGTGCCCTCTCAAATGGTGCGACTGCAACCTTGACTTGGAACGAGAAAGATGGCGTTTACGGCAAAATGGACGATAGCAGTCAGATGCGTCTGGGAGGCAAATTCTTACAATTGTTGAATCAATTCATGATTGGCGATCGCGTCTCGACAAAAACTGCTCCTGACAGCGCTATTACGACTTTTGCTGTGAATAATGCTGCTTTGGGATACAAGTCTTACTTGCTGATTAACTCCTCAAATGATTTGCAGCAAGTTCAACTCGATTTTGCCGGATGGCAGCCCACTCAATCGACGTTAGAGACATATACGATCTCGGCTTCAGGCTATCTCAACAAAACTGTTAACTGGTCGGAACTTAACAGTGGATTTGCGATGCCTGCTAGCTCTGTGATGTTATTCACATTTACAAAATAA
- a CDS encoding Mrp/NBP35 family ATP-binding protein: MPNHRSPFQTTHDLPETDPPDLIAEARQQAVTKLLKTIIEPVLNNNIVSLGMVRNLRVVDNYVYLRLYVGKHQHDLKHQIETVLSQLTWCKKSYVQLCTIPGVRTTLAISSGKGGVGKSTTSVNLAIALSLQGAKVGLLDADIYGPNIPQMLGLGHSEVKTIETAEGTRFLPLEAHGIKVMSVGLLAEPDHPLAWRGPVLHKVITQFIQDVEWGDLDYLLIDLPPGTGDAQITIVQESPICGVLLVTTPQQVAIADVRRSIHMFRRVGIPVLGIIENMSYLRCGHCGEPTPIFGSGGGQQLAEELQTPLLGQVPIEARICAAGDSGRPVTLTDPTSFVGQVFLNIASALDKTFCSIHKLADAILC; this comes from the coding sequence ATGCCTAATCATCGTTCTCCCTTCCAGACGACTCATGACCTTCCCGAAACAGATCCACCTGATCTGATTGCTGAAGCACGCCAACAAGCGGTGACTAAACTGCTCAAAACCATTATTGAACCTGTTCTCAACAACAATATTGTGAGTTTAGGCATGGTTCGTAATCTCAGAGTGGTGGATAACTATGTTTACCTGCGGCTGTATGTTGGAAAGCATCAGCACGATTTGAAACATCAGATTGAGACTGTGCTTTCACAACTCACTTGGTGTAAGAAGAGTTATGTTCAACTCTGCACGATTCCAGGCGTGAGAACGACATTAGCGATTTCGAGTGGTAAAGGTGGAGTTGGAAAATCAACCACTTCTGTCAATCTTGCGATCGCGCTAAGCCTACAAGGCGCAAAAGTCGGGCTGCTGGATGCAGATATCTATGGTCCAAATATTCCACAGATGTTGGGATTGGGACATTCTGAGGTGAAGACGATCGAAACTGCTGAAGGAACGCGATTTCTGCCTTTAGAAGCCCACGGTATCAAAGTCATGTCAGTTGGGCTTCTAGCAGAACCCGATCATCCGCTAGCATGGCGCGGACCTGTGCTGCACAAGGTCATCACTCAGTTTATCCAAGATGTGGAATGGGGCGATCTAGACTACCTGCTGATTGATTTACCACCCGGGACAGGAGATGCTCAAATCACGATCGTTCAAGAGAGTCCCATCTGTGGCGTATTACTCGTCACCACACCGCAGCAAGTCGCGATCGCAGATGTTCGCCGCAGTATTCATATGTTTCGTCGAGTCGGAATTCCAGTACTCGGCATCATTGAAAACATGAGCTATTTGCGCTGTGGGCATTGTGGTGAGCCGACTCCGATTTTCGGCAGTGGTGGGGGACAACAACTTGCAGAAGAACTGCAAACTCCTCTACTGGGACAAGTTCCGATTGAGGCTCGAATTTGTGCGGCGGGTGACTCTGGAAGACCCGTAACCTTGACTGATCCAACATCATTTGTTGGGCAAGTCTTTCTCAACATCGCTTCAGCACTTGACAAAACATTCTGCTCAATCCACAAATTAGCAGACGCAATTCTATGCTGA